From a region of the Gossypium raimondii isolate GPD5lz chromosome 10, ASM2569854v1, whole genome shotgun sequence genome:
- the LOC105777322 gene encoding KIN17-like protein gives MGKNDFLTPKAIANRIKAKGLQKLRWYCQMCQKQCRDENGFKCHCMSESHQRQMQIFGQNPDRVVSGYSEEFERNFLDLMKRSHRFSRVAATVVYNEFINDRHHVHMNSTQWATLTEFVKYLGRTGKCKVDETPKGWFITYIDRDSETLFKEKMKNKRIKLDMVEEEKHEREIQKQIEKAEQLKNPSEAEEDEKKAVIKEVNLENGMKIGFSLGGGSVVKGEKGESSSTARLVFEDEENEKMKAKGRIERKENSGRKNALEELMREEEKAKERSNRKDYWLCEGIIVKVMSKALAQKGYYKQKGVVRKVIDRYVGEIEMLESKHVLRVDQEELETVIPQIGGMVRIVNGAYRGSSARLLGVDTEKFCAKVQIEKGVYDGRVLKAIEYEDICKVA, from the coding sequence ATGGGAAAAAATGATTTCTTAACCCCCAAAGCAATCGCCAATAGAATCAAAGCTAAAGGTCTCCAGAAGCTGAGATGGTACTGTCAAATGTGCCAAAAGCAATGCCGAGACGAAAACGGATTCAAATGCCATTGCATGAGCGAATCTCACCAACGTCAAATGCAGATCTTTGGGCAAAACCCTGACCGGGTCGTATCTGGGTACTCTGAAGAGTTTGAACGGAACTTCCTTGACCTTATGAAACGGAGCCACCGGTTCAGTCGGGTCGCTGCCACTGTTGTCTACAATGAGTTTATTAATGACCGACATCATGTTCATATGAATTCGACCCAATGGGCTACATTAACTGAGTTCGTTAAGTATTTGGGAAGGACCGGGAAATGTAAGGTTGATGAGACACCCAAAGGTTGGTTTATTACTTATATTGATAGAGATTCAGAGACACTTTTTAAGgagaaaatgaagaataaaaggattaaattggatatGGTAGAGGAAGAGAAACACGAAAGGGAAATTCAGAAGCAAATTGAGAAAGCTGAGCAGTTAAAAAACCCTTCGGAAGCTGAGGAGGACGAGAAAAAAGCTGTAATCAAAGAGGTGAATTTAGAGAATGGAATGAAAATAGGGTTTTCTTTAGGCGGAGGAAGTGTTGTGAAAGGTGAGAAAGGGGAGAGTTCGAGTACTGCTCGGTTGGTTTTCGAAGATGAAGAGAACGAGAAGATGAAGGCAAAGGGGAGGattgagaggaaagaaaatagtgGGAGAAAAAATGCTTTGGAAGAGTTGATGAGGGAAGAAGAGAAAGCAAAGGAGAGGAGTAATAGGAAAGACTATTGGCTTTGTGAGGGGATCATTGTGAAGGTGATGAGTAAGGCATTGGCACAAAAGGGGTACTATAAGCAGAAAGGAGTTGTGAGGAAAGTTATCGATAGATATGTAGGTGAGATTGAAATGCTTGAGAGTAAGCACGTGTTACGAGTTGACCAAGAAGAGCTCGAAACTGTTATTCCACAAATTGGGGGTATGGTAAGGATAGTAAACGGAGCGTATCGTGGATCAAGTGCAAGATTGTTAGGTGTGGATACAGAGAAGTTTTGTGCAAAGGTGCAGATAGAAAAGGGTGTATATGACGGCAGAGTGCTTAAGGCTATCGAGTATGAGGATATTTGCAAAGTTGCTTAA